CATCCGCAATGGGCGCCAGCACGCCAAAGGATTCGACGTCAGTTTGCGCTTGCGAAGCGTCCATGCGACCCGGACGAAAGGGAACGCTCAGCTTGTGCCCGGCTTTGCTTGCCGCCTTCTCCACCGCTGCGCAACCAGCCAGAACAATTAGATCGGCCAGTGAGATTCTCTTTTTTCCGCTTTGCGACGAATTGAACTCCGTCTGGATTTTTTCCAATACGCTCAGCGTCCGGTCAAGTTCCGCCGGTTCATTCGACGGCCAGTCCTTCTGCGGCGCCAGTCGGATGCGTGCGCCATTTGCGCCGCCGCGCATATCCGAACCGCGAAAGGTCGATGCGGAAGCCCAGGCTGTCGCTACCAGACGACCGATGGACAGGCCTGCGCCCAGCGCCTTCGCTTTCAAGGCGTCGATGTCCTTTGCATCGACAAGCTCATGATTTACTTCCGGGATCGGATCCTGCCAGAGCAATGCTTCCGCCGGAACCTCCGGTCCCAGGTAGCGAGCGCGCGGGCCCATATCACGGTGCGTCAGTTTGAACCAGGCGCGGGCGAAAGCCGAAGCAAACCTGTCCGGATTTTCCAGAAAGCTGCGCGAGATCTTCTCATAGGCCGGGTCGACGCGCAGCGCCAGATCGGTGGTCAGCATCGCCGGCACATGACGCTTCGATGGGTCGTGTGCATCCGGTATAGCGCCGGCGCCAGCGCCGCCCTTCGGTACCCACTGATGAGCGCCTGCCGGACTCTTTGTTAACTCCCAATCATACTGAAACAGATTTTCAAAGAAATTGTTGCTCCACTTTGTGGGCGTCGTTGTCCAGGCGAGTTCCAGTCCGCTGGTAATTGTGTCGCCTCCTTTGCCCCTGCCGTGGGAGCTACTCCAGCCCAATCCCTGTTCCTCAATTCCAGCGGCCTCCGGCTCTGGTCCCACGGCGCTGGCCGGACCGGCGCCATGCGACTTCCCAAAACTGTGTCCGCCGGCAATCAAGGCGACGGTCTCTTCATCGTTCATCGCCATGCGCGCAAAGGTTTCACGGATGTCTCTGGCCGCCGCCAGCGGATCGGGATTGCCATTCGGTCCCTCGGGGTTTACGTAGATCAGTCCCATCTGCACCGCTGCCAGCGGATTCTCCAGCTGGCGCTCGCCTTCGTAGCGCTGGTCCTCCAGCCACTTCTTCTCTTTACCCCAGTAAATGTCCTTCAGCGGTTCCCAGATGTCGACGCGGCCGCCGCCAAAGCCGAAAGTTTTGAAACCCATTGTTTCCAGGGCGACATTGCCCGTGAGGATCATCAGATCGGCCCAGGAGATCTTACGTCCGTATTTCTGTTTGATTGGCCACAGCAATCGACGGGCTTTATCAAGGTTCACGTTGTCTGGCCAGCTATTGAGCGGAGCAAAGCGCTGGCTGCCTGTGCCGCCGCCGCCGCGGCCGTCGCCGGTGCGGTAGGTTCCCGCGCTATGCCAGGCCATGCGGATGAAGAGCGGACCATAGTGGCCAAAGTCCGCCGGCCACCAATCCTGCGATTGTGTCATCAACGCCGCGATATCCTTTTTCAGCGCTGCGTAATCCAGACTTTTGAATTCGCGTGCGTAGTCAAAATCGGCCCCCATCGGGTTGGCCTTTTCCGACTGTTGCCGCAGAATATCCAGATTCAAGCGATTGGGCCACCAATCGCGGTTTGAGGTTCCCCCGCCGCCGGTGTGATGGAAGGGGCATTTGCTTTCTGCCATAGCTGTAGCTCCAAATAAGAAGTATTCCGAAATAAGCATAAATCGTATTGAGTGGCGAGCAGAAATCGACCAGGGGAATGGCGGAAGGCCCGGCTCTCCGGCGGAAATAACACTTGCCGGATGCAGGCCGCGAGGCCCCGAATCGAAAGCGCTTATGCCTCAACCTGCTGCGGGGACGCCATCCCTGCTTCTGTTCCGCCGCCCGACCTGGGGATGGCTGTTAATTTCCTTCTTTTCCCTGCACTGCGCTACGCCGCAAACGACGGTACACGCCCTGGGACGCCAACCGCCGCTTTGCGCCGATCAGGATACAGTTCAGCAGAGCCTGGTATTCTGGGGGAGCGCCTGGCGCGCGAATCAGAAGGAGCCGACGCTGCGCGAGGAGATTGCGCGCAAGGCCATCAGCGCCTATTTTGGGGGGCGCAGCTGCCTTCACGCCGTCGGGATTGTAGAAAACGTCAGCGAGCGCTCGGCGCTTGAACTTTCCGATGCTGAACTCCTACTGCAGGCCCGATCCTATGGTCGGCCCATCGATCAAATTGTTGTCCTGCGTATAGAAGAGCTTGGACCGATCCTGATCCTGCGTCCCTGTCTGCTGTCCTGGGAAGGCGGAAGCGATCTTCGACTGCGAGTGCGGACGATCGATGTGCAGTCGGAGCGCTTGACCTCCGATATCTCCTATGATCGCCGAGAATCAGGAACATATGTAGTGCGCGGCGTCGGCCCGCTTGCCGAGCAACTCGAGCTTGGCCTGCAGGAAGTTTTCGAAGGGACCCGCTGAGAAAGGCAGGGAATGTCATCCACGATCAGAATTGAACGCAAGATTCGCAGCAAGACTCTGCGCACAGCATTGAATGCTTCGCTGTTCAGCGGAATTGTCAGCGCGGTGGTCAGCGCCGCGGCTACCGCCATCGCCTACCCCGATCTGCCGCTGCTGGAGTCGGCGCCGCTGGGAGCGCTTTCCGGGTTGGTAATCGGTTCGTTGATTCCGGCCACGCTGTTCTTGCTCAATTTTACTCTGGTCAATCCCGCGCATTTTCGCAAGATGCCGTACTACGCCTTTCTGTTGCTCAGCGGCGGCCTGCTGATCGCTGTTACCATGGCCGTCTACTTTCTGGTAGGCTCCGTGGTTTTCCCGGATCGATTGCTGGATTCGTCGCAACTGGCTCTGGCCTTTGGTCTCTCTGGATTTCTCGCGGTTACCATGTCGCTCTCCAGCGTCGTGCGCAGCCTGGCAGGACCTGGCGTAGTGGGGGCCATCGTCTCCGGTCGCTACCACCAGGCATTTGAAACCGAGTGCGCATTCCTCTTCATCGACCTCAGCTCCTCCACTGGCATTGCCGAACGTCTGGGATCAGCGCGTTTCTTCAGGATGATCAATGAATTCCACGCCATTGTTGATTCGTGTTGTCTCTACTATGACGGAACGCTTTACAAATACCTCGGCGATGGCGCCATTCTGGTCTGGACTGCCGACAGATGTTCACGGGCGCTGCAATGCGTGGAAGAGATCGCTTTGCAGTTGGAGCTTCGCGCCGAAGAGTTTAACCGTGAATACGGAACGCCGGCAAACTTTACCGCCGGTCTGCATTGCGGCAAGGTCATAACCGGAGAAATCGGCGACCAGCGCCGCGAAATCGGCTACTGGGGGGATACGGTCAATGCCGCCGCGCGCATCCAGTCGGCCTGCAAGGAATACAAGACTACCTTCTTGATTTCCGCCGATGCCGTTGCCAGGCTTGCAGAGTCGGAACGTCCACGCTGTCGCAGCGTGGGCCTTGCCAGCCTGCGCGGCAAGACCCAATCGCTGGAGCTCTTTCGCGCTCTGGATTGAGCTGTTGCAAAGCTTGCGACCAGACCGCCTTCCGTGAAAATCGGCTATGGACAAGTCCTGGTTACAGCGCTGGGAGGATCGTTACCGGGATCCACAATTTGCTTTTGGCAAAGAACCGAATGACTTTCTTTGCCAGCAGCTGCCGCAGCTCGCTCCGGGCCGGATTCTGCTGCCGGCCGACGGCGAAGGCCGCAATGGAGTCTATGCGGCAGGCCTTGGCTGGCAGGTTTATTCTTTTGATATTAGCAGCGAGGGTCAAAAGAAGGCGCTGCAGCTGGCGGCTGAAAAGCAGGTTGTCATCGACTTTCAGGTCGGGGAGTTTTCCGCGCTATCCTATGCGCCCGCATCCTTCGATGCTATGGCCTTGATTTATGCCCATTTTCCAGCGGCTATTCGCGCCGAACTGCATCGCCAGCTGGCAGCCGCACTGCGCCCTGGCGGACATCTGATTCTCGAGGCCTTCAGCAAGAACCACCTTCAATACGTCGATCGCAATCCGCGCGTTGGCGGTCCGCGCGAGTTGCCGATGTTATTTTCTGCGGAGGAACTGCGCCAGGAATTTCCTGACTTTGAATTCCTTCGATTGTCTGAAGAGATTCTTACGCTCCGCGAAGGAATCTACCATGATGGGGAAGGCGCCGTACTGAGGCTGCTGGCTCGCAAAAACTGATTGAAGCGGCCCCGGCCAGTAGGCTTCTTTTGAAATACCTCGGGCGTCAGCCGGAATCGATACATCCCATGGAAGCCTTTGCCGAAATCTGTCGAAAGCATGGCGTCAAGGTTACCATGCAGCGAAGGGCTATCTACCAGGCAGTGCAGCAAGAGGGCGATCATCCCACGGTCGACGCCGTTTTCCAGCGCCTGCATGCCGAGCACCCCAGCATCTCGCGCGATACTGTCTACCGCACGCTCTCGCTATTTGAGCGCTGGAAACTGCTGGGATCGGTGCAGGTGGGAGGCGACGGCCTGCGCTACGATCTGAACACCGAACGCCATCATCATTTTGTATGCGATTCTTGCGGCGCGCTTTTCGATTTTCCCTGGAGCGAATTCGATGCGCTGCGTTTGCCGGCCGCCGTCAAACATCTGGGCGCCGCCAGCGAACGGCAGCTGCAGATCCGCGGGACGTGCAAGCGCTGCCAGTCGCGCCCAAAGAATACGCGCCAGAGCAGGGCTGCTCCGCGCTTCTTTCCTTGACCGCCTCCCAGGCGCCGCGGCGCCCTTCGTATCATGCGAAGACGAGAGTTCCTCAGCCGTAGCGCGGCGGCAGCCGCGGGTCTTGCCGGCCTTGGCCTTGCCGGCGCATGTAAATCGGGAAGCGCCGGCGCTGCCTCCCGTTCAGGCAAATCGTATCGTTTGCGGATGGTCACAACCTGGCCTAAGAATTTTCCAGGCCTTGGGGCCGGCGCCAATCGACTGGCGCAATCCATCGAGGAAATGAGCGGCGGCCGTATTCAGGTGCGAGTCTATGCGGCCGGCGAACTGGTGCCTGCCCTCGAGTGCTTTGATGCGGTGGCTAACGGCGTAGCCGATCTGGGGCATGGCGCCGCGTATTACTGGAAGGGAAAAAGCGAGGCGGCGCAGTTCTTTGCGGCCGTGCCCTTTGGACTCAACGCTCAGGAAATGAGCGGCTGGATTCGCTACGGCGGCGGACAGCAATTGTGGGACGAACTCTACGCCCCCTTCAATCTGAAGGCCTTTGCCTGCGGCAATACCGGCGTACAGATGGGAGGCTGGTTTCGCCGCGAGATTCGCTCGCTGTCCGATTGGCGCGGGCTCAAGATGCGCATGCCGGGCCTCGGCGGCGATGTCATTCGCCAGGCTGGCGCGACGGTAGTACAGCTGCCGGGCGGCGAGATTTTCCAGGCCTTGCAGAGCGGCGCCATCGACGCCACCGAATGGGTCGGCCCCTACAACGATCTGGCCTTTGGCTTCTACAAAGCGGCGAAGTATTACTACTGGCCGGGCTGGCACGAGCCGGCCACGGCTATGGAATTGCTAATCAATCGTAAACTATTTGAGGAGCTTTCCGAGCAAGATCAGTCGCTGCTGCGCTACGCTTGCTCGGCCGCCTACGATGACGTGCTTTCAGAGTTTACGGCGCGCAACAACCACGCCCTGACCGAGCTGGTACAAAAACATGGCGTACTGCTGCGCCGTTTCTCTGATGACACCCTGGCGGCCCTGGCGCGCATCAGCGATGAGGTGACCGCGGCAATCGCCGGGAAAGACGCGCTTTCACGCAAAGTTTTCGACTCCTATCGCGCCTTCCGCAAGGACGCCATGGCCTGGGCGCGCATCGGCGAAGAAGGCTATTCTGTGGCGCGTTCCCTGACGGGGTCGCAGCCATGAAGGACTCGTCGCTGAAGCGGCTGCGCTGGCTCATTGCCGGCATTGATGCAGTCAACGTCAACGTTGGACGCGCCGCCGCCTGGCTCTTGCTGGCCATGGCTGTGCTGGTCTTTCTGATCGCTATCCTTCGCTACCTCTTCAATTTTGGCGCCGTATTCTTACAAGAAGCAGCGGTCTATTTGCACGCCGGCGCTTTCATGGTCGCCATAGGCTACGCGCTGCTGCGCGGCGACCATGTTCGCGTCGATATCTTCTATCACGATCGCAGTGTGCGTCACCGCGCGCTGGTCGATTTGCTGGGCGGTCTGTTGTTGCTCCTCCCCATCTGCCTGGTCGCTCTCTACTATTGCGCTCCCTATGTCCTTCAGTCCTGGTTGCGCCTGGAACAGTCACAGGAAAGCGGCGGCATTCCAGCGCTTTTTTTGCTGAAGACCTTTCTGCTTCTGGGACCGGCGCTGCTGCTTTTGCAGGGGATTGCCCAGATCTTGCGCGCCTGGCTGCGCTATGTCAGCGGCGTAGAAGACTCGCAAAGCGAAATGGAAGGCCGCCAAGAGGGTCTGTAACGTTAGTTATCTTTTATTGAATTTTGTTGTTTGAAAATTGTCGCTGTAAATTGTTCGGCAGCGGATTGCCCGCCGGCAATGGCGACGCACTCTCATTTACTCTGAGCATCGGCCCAGAAAAAGGAGATGACTGGACTTTGCTTCCTTGCCACGGGATCGGCCATGAAGTCCTGGATTCGCAAGATCGTACTGGCTCTCGTTCTGTTGCCCCTGGCCTGGCTGCAGGCGCAGCGCATTGTCCTTGATCGTACTGCCGCTACCGTAAACGTACGTGTTAGCGTGCGCGGCGCGTGGGGGCCGGATCAAATCCCGCTGCGTCTGGCTTACGTCGCTGTAAGCTACAGGCCCATGGGCCAGCCGGTCTGCAGCCCGATGCTATTCTTTTCGATCCGAGAGGAGGGCAGTTCCGGATTTGGCTGTCGCAATGGCCAGCGCGACAGTCGCGCCGCTTTGCAGACTGATATCGAAACCTCAGGCAATCGCGGCCTGGAAGCAAGGTTGATGGTTCCGATGACGCCGTCCGGCCCTGCCATGGCCCAGATTCCAGAGGATAGCGCCTTCATCCCTCAACAACTTGGGACGCTGCAGGTGCTGCGCGGCCTGCGGGTCCCAGGTGCGCCCGGATCGCGCACGCCCCCCGAAGGGCAGCTCTACTTCAAGCTGAATCCCGACTTCAATGTTGACACGCTCTATGAATTTGCCGGCGAACGACGGGCCGCAACGCTGAATGGCCAGCGCGGCATCGTACTCTTGCAGTATTTTCTGGAAACGCCGGAGCCTCCATCGGGCGGTTCCTGGATGCAATTCTATGATCTGCTGGTGGAGACCGCTG
The DNA window shown above is from Leptospirales bacterium and carries:
- a CDS encoding TRAP transporter small permease subunit, which gives rise to MKDSSLKRLRWLIAGIDAVNVNVGRAAAWLLLAMAVLVFLIAILRYLFNFGAVFLQEAAVYLHAGAFMVAIGYALLRGDHVRVDIFYHDRSVRHRALVDLLGGLLLLLPICLVALYYCAPYVLQSWLRLEQSQESGGIPALFLLKTFLLLGPALLLLQGIAQILRAWLRYVSGVEDSQSEMEGRQEGL
- the katG gene encoding catalase/peroxidase HPI, producing MAESKCPFHHTGGGGTSNRDWWPNRLNLDILRQQSEKANPMGADFDYAREFKSLDYAALKKDIAALMTQSQDWWPADFGHYGPLFIRMAWHSAGTYRTGDGRGGGGTGSQRFAPLNSWPDNVNLDKARRLLWPIKQKYGRKISWADLMILTGNVALETMGFKTFGFGGGRVDIWEPLKDIYWGKEKKWLEDQRYEGERQLENPLAAVQMGLIYVNPEGPNGNPDPLAAARDIRETFARMAMNDEETVALIAGGHSFGKSHGAGPASAVGPEPEAAGIEEQGLGWSSSHGRGKGGDTITSGLELAWTTTPTKWSNNFFENLFQYDWELTKSPAGAHQWVPKGGAGAGAIPDAHDPSKRHVPAMLTTDLALRVDPAYEKISRSFLENPDRFASAFARAWFKLTHRDMGPRARYLGPEVPAEALLWQDPIPEVNHELVDAKDIDALKAKALGAGLSIGRLVATAWASASTFRGSDMRGGANGARIRLAPQKDWPSNEPAELDRTLSVLEKIQTEFNSSQSGKKRISLADLIVLAGCAAVEKAASKAGHKLSVPFRPGRMDASQAQTDVESFGVLAPIADGFRNYAKERYAVSAEELLVDRAQLLTLTPPEMTALVGGLRVLGANYGDSKHGVFTSRLETLSQDFFVNLLDMKTAWKAKSNEQEVFEGVDRNSGAVKWTATRVDLVFGSNSELRALAEVYAAADSGEKFARDFIAAWNKVMELDRFDLH
- a CDS encoding class I SAM-dependent methyltransferase is translated as MDKSWLQRWEDRYRDPQFAFGKEPNDFLCQQLPQLAPGRILLPADGEGRNGVYAAGLGWQVYSFDISSEGQKKALQLAAEKQVVIDFQVGEFSALSYAPASFDAMALIYAHFPAAIRAELHRQLAAALRPGGHLILEAFSKNHLQYVDRNPRVGGPRELPMLFSAEELRQEFPDFEFLRLSEEILTLREGIYHDGEGAVLRLLARKN
- a CDS encoding transcriptional repressor, translating into MEAFAEICRKHGVKVTMQRRAIYQAVQQEGDHPTVDAVFQRLHAEHPSISRDTVYRTLSLFERWKLLGSVQVGGDGLRYDLNTERHHHFVCDSCGALFDFPWSEFDALRLPAAVKHLGAASERQLQIRGTCKRCQSRPKNTRQSRAAPRFFP
- a CDS encoding adenylate/guanylate cyclase domain-containing protein, with product MSSTIRIERKIRSKTLRTALNASLFSGIVSAVVSAAATAIAYPDLPLLESAPLGALSGLVIGSLIPATLFLLNFTLVNPAHFRKMPYYAFLLLSGGLLIAVTMAVYFLVGSVVFPDRLLDSSQLALAFGLSGFLAVTMSLSSVVRSLAGPGVVGAIVSGRYHQAFETECAFLFIDLSSSTGIAERLGSARFFRMINEFHAIVDSCCLYYDGTLYKYLGDGAILVWTADRCSRALQCVEEIALQLELRAEEFNREYGTPANFTAGLHCGKVITGEIGDQRREIGYWGDTVNAAARIQSACKEYKTTFLISADAVARLAESERPRCRSVGLASLRGKTQSLELFRALD
- a CDS encoding TRAP transporter substrate-binding protein; the protein is MVTTWPKNFPGLGAGANRLAQSIEEMSGGRIQVRVYAAGELVPALECFDAVANGVADLGHGAAYYWKGKSEAAQFFAAVPFGLNAQEMSGWIRYGGGQQLWDELYAPFNLKAFACGNTGVQMGGWFRREIRSLSDWRGLKMRMPGLGGDVIRQAGATVVQLPGGEIFQALQSGAIDATEWVGPYNDLAFGFYKAAKYYYWPGWHEPATAMELLINRKLFEELSEQDQSLLRYACSAAYDDVLSEFTARNNHALTELVQKHGVLLRRFSDDTLAALARISDEVTAAIAGKDALSRKVFDSYRAFRKDAMAWARIGEEGYSVARSLTGSQP